A single genomic interval of Coffea eugenioides isolate CCC68of unplaced genomic scaffold, Ceug_1.0 ScVebR1_2730;HRSCAF=3811, whole genome shotgun sequence harbors:
- the LOC113757101 gene encoding cytochrome b5-like, whose amino-acid sequence MASDQKVHTFDEVVQHNKTKDCWLIINGKVYDVTPFMEEHPGGDEVLLSATGKDATNDFEDVGHSDSARDMMDQYYIGEIDKATVPLKRMYIPPQQAQYNPDKTPEFVIKILQFLVPLLIMGLAFAVRHYTKEK is encoded by the exons ATGGCATCAGATCAGAAGGTTCACACCTTTGACGAGGTTGTTCAGCACAACAAGACCAAGGATTGCTGGCTGATTATCAATGGAAAG GTGTATGATGTTACCCCATTCATGGAAGAACATCCTGGAGGTGATGAAGTTTTGCTTTCAGCAACTG GGAAAGATGCAACAAATGACTTTGAGGATGTTGGCCATAGTGACTCTGCTAGAGATATGATGGACCAATACTACATTGGGGAGATAGACAAGGCCACAGTTCCCCTGAAACGCATGTACATCCCACCACAGCAAGCCCAGTATAACCCTGACAAGACTCCAGAATTCGTGATCAAGATCTTACAGTTTCTTGTACCCCTCTTGATCATGGGTTTGGCCTTTGCTGTCCGACACTATACCAAGGAGAAGTAA